From the Porites lutea chromosome 5, jaPorLute2.1, whole genome shotgun sequence genome, the window cGTACCTTAAGAGTTGTAGCTCCTTTATTGTTAGTGACAGGGAAAACGCAAAGTTCGTCCCCCTCACCCTGCTTTGTCCCCGGGGAGTGGAGACCCCTAGCCCAAGGATGGAGgagagtggggggggggggaatagaAGGGGATCGGAATTTGCAATTGTAGGTCTTCACGAACGCTCGCCAACTTTATAGAAAAAGATATAGAAAAGCCTGGGAAAAAAAAGTTGCTCACACAGCACAAATGTAGGTAAAGTCAGggtttattaataaataaatagctattataaaatttaaatattatttgGTTGCATCCCGACCTGGCTTCACGGAATGCTTTGAAGCACGGAGCTGTTGAAGGTTTTATCTGTTTTATATGGCCACATCGTTTATGTAAGTTAGTGCATTTGTAGCTGTTCATTTTCCTATAACCTGTATAGAGGCTTTTTAGATTTGGACACCTCGAACTAATACTATATAAATGGGCAGCTGGATGGCCTCCAAAACCCCCGGAGAAATCCAAAGCTACCGAACTGTAAACTTCCATGCGGCGTTACCAACTGAACTCGAGAAAAATTCGCCCCCATTATACGTGACAAGCTCAGTAATTTGGATCGAAATAATCACGGTCAAGTTTGACAGAATTTCATCTTATCAGtaacgttttcgctgccgtcgccgtcgttgttttTTGAAACTCCGTCTAATTTGAGTTCAGTTATGTTTAAGATTGTTGCATTTCTCTGAAAAACTATCTTGGGAGCTGACGTTAATTAAAGTTCGTCTCTTTTTCGTGACAAACATTCCCTTTTTGTCTCTATTGCTCGGGCGCTAGTTATATCAAGATAATTTGTAACTAGCCTTTTAAACTTAAGCCTAAACTCGACAGCTGTGCGTTGCCTTTCAGGAATATCTTGAGTAAGAAATTCTTCATCCTCGGGCATCCCCGTAGATTTACCAGACAACTGATCTCGCAGATGTAACGACAGCAAATTCAAGGCAACCACTTCGTCTTTGCAAGAGTAAAATGAATTGCTCTGAATGTGAAGCGAGGGGCTGTTAAATACCTTCTTTAACTCGAATAATTTCTTTTCGTTGCTGCCTATCCTCACTAACTTATCTACATCTTTGTCTGATAGCGCTTGGACTCTAAAGCTGGGAAGACCGGCAGCTTTAAATGTGAATTTCTCACTGTATTTCACTCGTTTCTTGAGTTTTAACATCTCGGCTAATCTTCTGCGCATTCGACTGTTAAGCTCTGGCAAAGGACTGAAGAATTTGCTTCCCTCTGAAGCAAACACGCCATACTCAAAGAGTGTTTGTACGCTGTCCCCTTTCGGGTTAAAATCTATGAAGATTGTATCTCCCTCTTGTACAGTGCTGTTGATATATCTGTACCGCAGAGCACCACCCTTGATCCACCACGTGCCGGCAATACTGGGCTGATATGTGAACAAGTTTAGGCCCTGAAATGTAGAAAAACATGCCAAGTCACAAGTTAGTGCTACTGACCCGAAGAATGAGGCAAGTTAGTACATGTGTACAGTTAAACTATTACCATCGGCATTTCgcaatttaaaaaaagaggtGTTATGTTCTGCTACTCTATACACAagaatttcaagattttggtgCATCAGTTTAATACAATgtcacttaaaaacaaaaagagcaacaacaacaagaaagatttttaacaagcaaacaaaaaagtctTCTAACTTTAAAAAGTCCTATAAACTTGGACATGGAAATGTGCATAAAAAACCCCACAAATATGCAAAGCCATGAGTTGTTTCCTTTTAAGAAACATAAGTCCAATATTGTGTACATCAAAACAGCTCCATTTTTCATTATACAATCAATTAAAGCAAGCTAGAGAATAATATGGCAACGTGTGAGAGGggcaaaaaaagatttcattGTCCTCTTATTCTAATGCCTTTTTCTCttgtaaagagaaaaaattgacatgGCTCATAGTCTAAACATTGTCTCTTTCCATTCAGATATCTCATCTCATCATCTCATCAAATATCTCTCATGTTGACAGCATTAGAAGCTAACAAAGTGACAGTAATTATTTATCTCAGTATATAATCAGTGTTCTCACCAGACTGTGCCATTGTGGGATTCACATAATTTTTAGTGAAATGGTCCATTTAAAAAGTCCTCAAGAGCCCTCAGGGCACAGAACTCTagcaaattatttaaaagtcaATTTTGGTCGTTAACAGGCTTACTTTGGTTGTAAATAGGCAAttaaattttttacttctctGTGCAGGACTACAAGTTTGTTTTAATAATTTAGCAATAATtgcttactgtttttttttttcttgagtgcAATTACATACAACTATATTTAGTTAAAACGTTTGATTTTATTCCAGTGTTTGTAGTATTGCACAGATTTCCGTTGGAAACTTTAAACTGAGTGAACTCTTGTGaccctttatttgttttaaatgGCCCTGACACTTCAAGGCCTGGGGTGACTAGGCCACAAATCACAAAATTCTAGTGAGAACACTGTATAACAGTTGTCACTTTGTTGGCTCCTTGCAAGAAACTGTACATACTCTGCACAGTCCTTTGGGAAATGCATTCATGTACCCCATAGGCTACCTTTATTGTCAGGGTTAGCCAACGCTACTTGCTCTGAACTCGAaatggagagcttactcgcaAGCTACTTCAGGGCCCAATAATTGTGCCATGATTGATAGTATTCATCAATAACATATTTATTCGCAGATGTAGGTATAAACTTACTGGTACTAAGGTCCTGACTGGGTGTCCTGTGTCACTTGTGACATTAATACTACTTGACTGAACTGCACACACAGTATGcacctgaaaaacaaaaaatggttttCATTTGATAAATAGATATTCAAACTACATTAGCCACTTGACACTTGAATAAAGTAGAGTATGTTATAAGTCCTACCAAGGTTTCCGGTTCAATGTCACTGCCAGCAAACAAGCCAAAGCTATTCAGCTTTGGGGCAATATTAGCGGCAAGCTGGGAGACCACTTCCTTCCACACAAAAACTCTTTTGATTAACTTTTCATCCTGAAGGTCCTTCAATTCATCTTCTCTCCACATCCAAAGTGGATCACATTTTTTATTCATAACAATCTTGAAAAAGGGAAGCCACTGTTCACTTTTTATGTGAATAGAATAAAGCACAAACACAGCCAGCTGCATCAGGTGCATTGCCTGTTGTCGTGTATGATCTTGCTGCTTAAGGATTTGATCATCTGTAAGGGATATCTGTTCCAGTGTTGGTCCTAACGTTGACCTGGAGGGAAAAGAAAACTATATTTGGGTTAACCTGTAAATACTAGTCCTAAAACAACACCATTAGGACAAAACTTCTTAAAAAACTGTTAACGCATTCCAGTAGAGAAAAAAACACCCTAACAAAGTATTGTTCAGAAGCTTTCAATGGCAACTACTATAGTTGCTACTGTAAGTACAGTACTTTTAGTGttgaaaacaaatgaaacatttttaattgGGAGTTTCAATAATGGCCTCTTACCAATCCACAATTCAtaattttcttcaattttgtcagaaaaaagtgtttttttcttgaGGAAGCTTTATGACCCAAACTAACAAGTGGATACTGTTATCACTTTATACTGACTAAACAGAGCAAGCCATGTGAGTCACGTGAGCCATCGGTAAAATTATAAAGCAAAAACTGCAAACTTACACATTACGGAACGGCGCCTGTAGATCCGTGTCGCCCGCAAAATCGCGGGTCCCATGACTATTTGCGCGCTCACAAAGGGAGCCGACGCATTTCGCGTCCTTTGATTCAAGACTCAAGTGTTAGGGTATTGTTTACACgatacaaaggtaatttaacttaagaaaatctaTAGATCCAAGCTTTCGCGCTACTCTCTGTTTCATAAGGAAATGCAAATGCTCAacttgataaatattttgacttcaTAACATATTTTAACGATTTAGGCCAGCAGAATGTATAGAATTCCAGGAAAACAATTCAGGAAGCCCAACGGTTTTGAACTGCGCTAGACGTTATTTTTATCAGTATGCAAATCACCTACCCAATCACTTACTTTCCATCGAATTGAAATATCCTGACTTTTTTTTAACCACTTTTCGATTTGAttcgtttcattttatattattttgtgcaagCTGAGCTCTTTCATGCGAATTTacgctttcaaaaggaaaaaaacttccAGGAAACGTTGTGTTTACAACCACGGCAATTTGTATCTATTTCGCTTCACTTACGcttatatgcaaattactgTTCATCCGCCGGATTTCGCTGGAGACAAAAATATCGATTTTGAATTCCCAAATGCTTGCCTTTTGGGGCACCCCTTTTATTTTGGCtatcaagattttaaaagctaagcttcagacttttcattccAATGTTTTAACGCGGGAAAGCTAGGAGAAATGCTCCAACTGATTTAAGTCACGCAACACGCTTTAAGACCGCATAACTTGATCTTTctgttatcttttgttcttctattgtctccaaaacaataacgatgttttaccaatttccacctacaaataataggacacatttgattgacagaaaaatttaCATTTACTAGCGACGCGTATCTACAGGCGCGATTCCGTAATGAGATTAGGAGTTGAGCACTCATTATACTGATTAGGTTTAGGGCTAGGGTTAAGCGGTG encodes:
- the LOC140939010 gene encoding uncharacterized protein, whose amino-acid sequence is MAANLIQVFTLICLSFFCFIRSEELTTVNELIDFQKWFEDQGGKCRCKFTKRDNKLLAVADRQIVEKESILMAPQSLLVNSTTVERSTLGPTLEQISLTDDQILKQQDHTRQQAMHLMQLAVFVLYSIHIKSEQWLPFFKIVMNKKCDPLWMWREDELKDLQDEKLIKRVFVWKEVVSQLAANIAPKLNSFGLFAGSDIEPETLVHTVCAVQSSSINVTSDTGHPVRTLVPGLNLFTYQPSIAGTWWIKGGALRYRYINSTVQEGDTIFIDFNPKGDSVQTLFEYGVFASEGSKFFSPLPELNSRMRRRLAEMLKLKKRVKYSEKFTFKAAGLPSFRVQALSDKDVDKLVRIGSNEKKLFELKKVFNSPSLHIQSNSFYSCKDEVVALNLLSLHLRDQLSGKSTGMPEDEEFLTQDIPERQRTAVEFRLKFKRLVTNYLDITSARAIETKRECLSRKRDEL